The following coding sequences are from one Scomber japonicus isolate fScoJap1 chromosome 3, fScoJap1.pri, whole genome shotgun sequence window:
- the LOC128355905 gene encoding adenosine receptor A1-like, whose amino-acid sequence MEVYELIYTVVEMVIAVSCCLGNILVILALWISKSIQQPTYCLIISLAVADLLVGCVAIPLAVVVDGKVNTSFHVCLFISCVVILLTLVSVLCLAAIAVDRFLRVFVPLRYKRTVTQRHSWFVVAACWLVAIPLSFAPMLGWYKQKPLPESANSTNADVVKCRFIDVIPMSYLVYFNFFLCTLIPLLIMAVLYGYIFITIRGNLREKPGNGVQTQSYNYLKKERQLAGSLSLVLVLFALSWLPLHIMNCITYLGGKGIVPIPAFYVGIVLSHANSAVNPVVYAFKIQKIRTAYLQIWHYIVCRAENQGSQMSQTSDNNLSNNSVAKNDTSAPCSIIKITVKAV is encoded by the exons ATGGAGGTGTATGAACTGATCTACACGGTGGTGGAGATGGTAATTGCTGTCAGCTGCTGTCTGGGTAATATACTGGTTATTTTGGCCCTGTGGATCAGTAAGAGCATTCAACAGCCCACCTACTGCCTCATCATCTCTCTGGCTGTGGCTGACTTACTGGTTGGCTGCGTAGCCATACCATTGGCTGTGGTGGTGGATGGAAAAGTGAACACTTCATTCCACGTCTGCCTCTTCATCAGCTGTGTGGTGATCCTGTTGACTCTAGTCTCAGTTTTGTGTCTTGCGGCTATTGCAGTGGACCGTTTCCTCCGGGTGTTTGTTCCTCTCag GTACAAAAGGACAGTCACACAGAGACATTCTTGGTTTGTGGTCGCAGCATGTTGGCTTGTTGCAATACCACTGAGTTTTGCACCTATGCTTGGATGGTACAAACAAAAGCCCTTGCCTGAGTCAGCCAACTCTACAAATGCCGATGTAGTTAAATGCCGGTTTATAGATGTGATCCCCATGTCATACCTCGTCTACTTTAACTTTTTCCTCTGCACACTGATACCTCTGTTGATTATGGCTGTGTTGTACGGCTACATCTTCATTACCATTCGAGGAAACCTTCGAGAGAAACCAGGCAACGGTGTCCAAACACAGTCTTACAACTACCTGAAGAAAGAGAGGCAGCTAGCAGGATCTCTGTCTCTGGTCTTGGTCCTGTTTGCCCTGTCCTGGCTCCCACTCCACATCATGAACTGCATTACTTACCTTGGTGGGAAGGGTATTGTACCAATACCAGCCTTCTATGTTGGCATTGTGCTTTCTCATGCTAACTCGGCTGTAAACCCAGTTGTGTATGCGTTCAAAATACAGAAGATCAGGACAGCATACCTGCAGATCTGGCACTATATTGTATGTAGAGCAGAAAATCAAGGCTCTCAAATGAGCCAGACATCAGACAACAATCTCAGCAACAACAGTGTGGCCAAAAATGACACTTCTGCACCATGTTCAATTATCAAAATTACTGTTAAGGCAGTCTAA
- the LOC128355853 gene encoding LOW QUALITY PROTEIN: tubby-related protein 3-like (The sequence of the model RefSeq protein was modified relative to this genomic sequence to represent the inferred CDS: substituted 1 base at 1 genomic stop codon): MSAEKKPKKKKEEANGTTEAKLNGSEAKPKKTKTKKSEDASEEESPAIQNGKKVKKKKTEKSKDDPEKEKEKDKEKEPKKKTKSVPKKKKDSGSDDDNDDDDDEDTPKKKTKKKTTKDSSPSASSGKEKKSKSKDEKDSDGKEKKSKSKDKEKEKDKKKEPSSMFQINGDKDSKSKKKAAKSDSDDSEEETKSSKSKKKSTAGASSMFQASGDKDKDKDKDKDKDKDKDKKTKKKGKFTTHLFVLSRXVSGKYLINLSFPSGKAEESDDSDSEKEGKSKKKKGKGKKKKERSPSPEIEFDNLEKFVMDPAPQGVTVKCRVTRDQRGMDKSLYPLYYLHLDNEKKTFLLAGRKRKKSATSNYLISIDATDLSRGGENFVGKLRSNLMGTKFTVFDNALNPERALPDMSNARQELAGIIYETNVLGMKGPRRMAVIIPGMDKDNDRVPLRPRNDCDGLLTRHQNRRMENLIELHNKTPVWNEESASHVLNFNGRVTQASIKNFQIVHNKDLDYIVMQFGRIADDIFTLDFNYPLCAVQAFAIALSSFDGKIACE, from the exons ATGTCTGCAGAGAAG AagccaaaaaagaagaaagaggaggccAATGGCACCACAGAAGCCAAGTTGAATGGATCTGAGGccaaacccaaaaaaacaaagaccaaGAAGAGTGAAGATGCATCAGAAGAGGAAAGCCCTGCCATTCAAA atggaaagaaggtaaagaaaaagaaaacagaaaagagtaaagacgatccggaaaaagaaaaggagaaagacaaagagaaagagccgaaaaagaaaaccaaaagtgttccaaaaaagaagaaag ATTCAGGCTCAGATGACGACAatgatgacgacgatgatgagGATACccccaaaaagaaaacaaagaaaaagacaacaaagGACAGCTCTCCATCTGCAAGTTCTGGCAAAGAGAAGAAATCTAAATCTAAAG ATGAGAAAGATTctgatggaaaagaaaaaaagtccaagTCAAaggataaagagaaagagaaggataaGAAGAAGGAACCATCCTCAATGTTCCAGATAAATGGAGATAAAGACtctaaaagcaaaaagaaag CTGCCAAATCAGACAGTGATGACAGTGAAGAGGAGACAAAGTCAAGCAAGTCAAAGAAGAAATCCACCGCCGGCGCATCATCCATGTTCCAAGCGTCTGGAGACAAGGACAAGGACAAGGACAAGGATAAGGACaaggacaaagacaaagacaagaagacaaagaagaaaggCAAGTTTACCACTCATCTCTTTGTCCTCTCTCGTTGAGTCTCTGGAAAGTATTTAATAAACCTGTCGTTTCCATCAGGAAAGGCAGAAGAGAGTGATGATTCTGACtcagaaaaagagggaaaatcaaagaagaagaagggcaaagggaagaagaaaaag GAGAGATCTCCATCACCTGAGATTGAGTTTGACAACTTGGAGAAGTTTGTGATGGATCCAGCTCCACAGGGCGTGACAGTCAAATGCAGAGTGACTCGAGACCAGCGGGGGATGGACAAGAGCCTTTATCCTCTTTATTATCTTCATCttgacaatgaaaaaaag ACATTCCTGTTGgctgggaggaaaagaaagaaaagtgcaaCTTCAAATTATCTCATCTCAATCGATGCCACAGATTTAtcgagaggaggagagaattTTGTTGGGAAGCTGAG GTCAAATTTAATGGGGACTAAGTTCACCGTATTTGACAATGCTCTGAATCCAGAAAGAGCTCTTCCAGACATGTCTAATGCACGGCAGGAGCTAGCAGGCATCATCTAT GAAACAAATGTGTTGGGGATGAAAGGACCCCGAAGGATGGCGGTAATCATCCCGGGAATGGACAAAGACAACGATCGAGTACCCCTCCGACCAAGAAAT GATTGTGACGGCTTGTTGACAAGGCACCAGAATAGAAGGATGGAAAATCTGATCGAGCTTCACAACAAGACGCCTGTGTGGAACGAAGAATCAGCGTCTCATGTGCTCAACTTTAACGGCAGGGTCACCCAGGCCTCCATCAAGAACTTCCAGATAGTCCATAACAAAGACT TGGACTACATTGTGATGCAGTTTGGACGAATAGCCGATGACATTTTCACACTGGACTTCAACTACCCGCTGTGTGCTGTGCAGGCCTTTGCCATCGCACTTTCCAGTTTTGACGGCAAAATCGCCTGTGAATAA